In Pochonia chlamydosporia 170 chromosome 3, whole genome shotgun sequence, the following are encoded in one genomic region:
- a CDS encoding rho-GTPase-activating protein (similar to Verticillium alfalfae VaMs.102 XP_003003122.1) — protein MASPMPTANQANSSHHASPLGATPASPPNKRDLKSWWKGFKLPSKQQDPPAEPKAPGIFGIPLRQSITYANVAISLIDENGQSYIYGYVPIVVAKCGVFLKEKATGIEGIFRLSGSEKRIKELKQIFDSPDRYGKGLVWDGYTVHDAANVLRRYLNDLPEPVVPLALYEKFRDPLRGATKQPTGDGEGPQFVDSFDERAAIKTYQQLITELPPLNRQLLLYILDLLAVFAAKSDENRMNSQNLAAIFQPGMLSHPNHAMAPEEYRLNQCVLIFLIENQDHFLIGMQGTAADENTKKEVESGTPTTPNVTGVNRTASNASAGANSVRKEGQLRRNRSVSSRHSRGEGSVGSHSPSHATTTTGGLGRSNTVPSKKSPALAGGKFRKTESPGQHSPARLEPMTPVRPTMVLDESQESSPTPAAIGATNLPTGAAQASGPSQERLLEVPQESSPAPTKERNLQSLFQRSPTEGSEKRQPNKLKKKRIPGSVNISAQSSNASLAHSNAAPSPGLEASNPMESVQPNQEKTTPEPTNATDPEPAPNTAQAAAQNTTHPAESHGAQKPSLPHQTSDMSSEPTPRASQIVPSNTLHPEDNVAGKKSPPTSLHSSFNEGSDLDQVVEGQPALQNEHADKEKKRRWRLSRTKKDDNGGSSGSLVTPSPGNIGSNTGAETSTTTVGSGGSKPRRSFQHDGSESHLTDVHSGPEGERDDTKEDPKGPLGWIKNKYREAKENAEQRRNKSPPADRHSDRQALSAALHSRGKSLDMKREKQEDEKAPEKAPELASEQPVATAEETTAQKDVSREAATAPIVHHEGPRFIEEIKPSAPEKALETVHEVPKDTPTKQGYTTGEEQMSKVSEGQPAADHTPSDETKVGEPKPADAPVEPAVHT, from the exons ATGGCGTCACCGATGCCAACAGCAAACCAGGCGAACTCGTCGCACCACGCCTCACCACTGGGGGCCACACCAGCTTCGCCGCCCAACAAACGTGACTTGAAATCATGGTGGAAAGGATTCAAATTACCATCAAAGCAGCAAGACCCTCCAG CAGAACCGAAAGCACCCGGTATCTTTGGTATTCCATTGCGACAGAGCATCACATACGCCAATGTTGCTATATCTCTAATTGATGAAAATGGACAAAGCTACATCTATGGATATGTGCCCATTGTGGTCGCCAAGTGCGGCGTATTCCTGAAAGAAAAAG CCACCGGAATCGAGGGTATTTTTCGTCTAAGCGGCTCTGAAAAGCGAATCAAGGAGTTGAAGCAAATCTTCGACTCGCCTGACCGATACGGTAAAGGCCTTGTCTGGGATGGATACACTGTCCATGACGCAGCCAATGTGCTCCGCCGCTATCTGAACGATTTACCTGAACCTGTCGTCCCTTTGGCGCTGTACGAGAAGTTTCGTGATCCTTTGCGCGGAGCAACCAAGCAGCCCACTGGGGATGGCGAGGGACCGCAGTTCGTCGACAGTTTTGACGAACGAGCTGCTATTAAGACATACCAGCAACTTATCACTGAGCTACCGCCTCTGAATCGACAGCTCTTATTATACATCCTCGACTTACTGGCTGTGTTTGCGGCCAAGTCTGATGAAAATCGAATGAACTCGCAAAATTtggccgccatcttccaacCCGGCATGCTCTCGCACCCCAATCACGCCATGGCCCCAGAAGAGTACCGCCTTAACCAATGCGTTTTGATCTTCTTGATTGAGAACCAGGATCATTTCCTCATCGGCATGCAAGGCACCGCTGCTGATGAGAATACAAAGAAAGAGGTGGAATCGGGAACACCGACAACTCCAAACGTGACAGGGGTCAACAGAACCGCATCCAATGCAAGCGCTGGTGCCAACAGCGTCAGAAAGGAAGGCCAGCTTCGCCGTAATAGATCTGTGTCTTCTAGACATTCGAGAGGTGAAGGGAGTGTCGGCTCTCACAGCCCATCTCATGCCACAACTACCACGGGTGGTTTGGGTCGGAGTAATACTGTACCGTCAAAGAAGTCGCCTGCCTTGGCAGGAGGCAAGTTTAGAAAGACGGAAAGCCCTGGGCAACATTCTCCAGCACGCCTAGAACCTATGACGCCAGTGAGACCGacgatggtgttggatgaATCGCAAGAGTCAAGTCCCACGCCGGCAGCGATAGGCGCCACAAACCTACCCACTGGTGCAGCCCAAGCGTCCGGTCCGAGCCAAGAGAGATTACTAGAAGTCCCCCAAGAATCCTCACCAGCTCCTACCAAGGAACGAAATCTCCAAAGCTTGTTTCAGCGATCACCCACAGAAGGCAGTGAAAAACGGCAACCAaacaagctgaagaagaagagaattcCAGGAAGCGTCAACATTAGCGCCCAAAGTTCCAACGCCTCACTTGCACACTCGAACGCCGCACCATCCCCAGGTTTAGAGGCGTCGAACCCAATGGAGTCGGTTCAACCCAATCAAGAAAAGACAACGCCGGAACCAACAAATGCAACAGACCCGGAGCCAGCCCCTAATACCGCGCAGGCTGCTGCACAGAATACTACCCATCCCGCTGAGAGTCACGGAGCACAAAAGCCATCGTTGCCACACCAAACAAGCGACATGTCATCAGAGCCGACGCCGCGTGCGTCACAAATTGTTCCGAGCAACACGTTGCACCCTGAAGATAACGTCGCGGGAAAGAAATCGCCCCCAACGTCTCTTCATTCATCTTTCAATGAGGGCTCCGATTTAGATCAAGTAGTTGAAGGCCAGCCCGCTCTACAAAACGAACATGCTGAcaaagagaagaagcggCGCTGGAGGCTATCTAGAACTAAAAAGGACGATAACGGCGGCTCTTCTGGGTCTCTCGTGACTCCCTCACCTGGAAATATTGGATCAAATACTGGCGCTGAAACAAGCACAACAACTGTTGGCAGCGGGGGCAGCAAGCCTCGCAGAAGTTTTCAACACGATGGATCTGAGTCACACCTCACTGACGTTCACAGCGGCCCGGAAGGCGAGAGGGACGACACAAAAGAGGACCCAAAGGGGCCTCTTGGTTGGATCAAAAACAAATATCGCGAGGCCAAGGAAAACGCAGAACAGAGACGGAACAAGTCGCCACCAGCGGACCGGCATAGCGATCGACAGGCTCTCAGTGCAGCGCTGCACTCCCGCGGGAAGAGTCTAGACATGAAACGGGAGAAGCAGGAAGACGAAAAAGCGCCTGAAAAGGCCCCCGAGTTGGCATCCGAACAACCTGTGGCAACAGCTGAGGAAACCACTGCCCAAAAGGATGTTTCTCGAGAAGCGGCGACTGCCCCAATCGTACACCATGAAGGGCCCAGGTTCATTGAAGAGATCAAGCCCTCAGCTCCGGAAAAAGCCCTTGAAACCGTCCACGAGGTGCCCAAGGATACACCAACGAAGCAGGGCTACACGACTGGTGAGGAGCAGATGTCGAAGGTCTCAGAAGGCCAGCCAGCTGCGGACCATACCCCTTCGGATGAAACGAAGGTCGGAGAACCCAAGCCTGCTGATGCACCGGTTGAACCTGCTGTGCATACATAA
- a CDS encoding GPI mannosyltransferase (similar to Verticillium alfalfae VaMs.102 XP_003003123.1), with translation MATTTTDIRRNERNRPKFLRDLIIIRLINAWWIATFFQPDEFFQSLEPAWRLAFGPNSGAWLTWEWQYQLRSSLHPFLFSGGYVAADWISKLLPAGNMLRSAVVIGSPKVLQAIIAGLGDWYSWQLAVKIFGPDSNTSFFVLFLQLFSPWQWYCSTRTFSNSLETTLTVMALYYWPWRMFKAAALTKENPKQANPLGNIWDLRASLCLAAFAVVLRPTNILIWATTAIMAFTRVSLKGSSPLTWSAIALLAREALLCGSLVLAMSAVSDYLYFGFWTFPPYNWLNFNISKSLAVFYGRNPWHYYLSQGIPLLCTTSLPFALYGLYKPATSSTNESNILRVLSYTVFTTVGALSLISHKEVRFIYPLLPILNITAAPAAASFFTSPPARTSKSANPRPRLCNKPYLLAALGVNLVLAGYLSFLHQPAPLNVLSYLRKEYERIHRTSVQLAHKTHQPPQTHEELFALFLMPCHSTPWRSHLYYPGLDAYALTCEPPLDTQPDTPARDNYRDEADRFYDDPVGFLTDELFTPQRRIDIPLPRYIVGFEGVEPWLLKFLETERGKTLGIKLRLVWSGFNGFFNEDWRRSGRMLVWDTGLYDNAPAPKHPP, from the exons atggccaccacGACTACTGATATTCGCCGTAATGAGCGTAATCGTCCCAAATTTCTCCGCGATTTGATCATCATTCGTCTAATCAATGCATGGTGGATTGCTACCTTTTTTCAGCCGGATGAGTTCTTTCAATCTCTTGAACCAGCATGGCGGCTAGCTTTCGGCCCTAATAGCGGTGCGTGGCTAACTTGG GAATGGCAATATCAACTAAGATCTTCTCTTCACCCATTCCTCTTCTCAGGGGGTTACGTGGCTGCGGATTGGATATCTAAGCTTCTACCTGCGGGTAACATGCTACGCTCAGCCGTGGTCATCGGCTCACCAAAGGTTCTACAGGCAATAATTGCAGGTCTAGGCGATTGGTATTCGTGGCAACTGGCAGTCAAGATCTTTGGTCCGGACTCTAACACTTCTTTCTTTGTC ctctttcttcaactttttaGTCCCTGGCAATGGTACTGCTCTACTCGCACGTTTTCCAACTCTTTGGAGACAACCCTTACCGTCATGGCCTTGTACTACTGGCCGTGGCGAATGTtcaaagcagcagcactTACAAAGGAGAACCCCAAGCAAGCAAACCCTCTTGGAAACATCTGGGACCTTCGAGCGTCCCTCTGTCTGGCTGCATTTGCAGTGGTGCTCCGACCTACAAACATTCTCATTTGGGCAACTACTGCAATCATGGCCTTTACTAGGGTGTCCCTGAAGGGCTCGTCACCGTTGACTTGGTCCGCCATCGCCCTGCTTGCTAGGGAAGCTTTACTATGTGGATCGCTCGTCCTCGCTATGTCTGCCGTGTCTGACTATTTGTACTTTGGATTCTGGACCTTTCCTCCTTACAACTGGCTCAACTTCAATATTTCGAAATCTCTCGCAGTCTTCTACGGCCGAAATCCGTGGCACTACTACCTCTCTCAGGGCATTCCGCTTCTCTGCACTACCAGCCTACCATTCGCCCTCTATGGCCTCTACAAACCTGCtacctcctccacaaacgAGAGCAACATTTTACGCGTCTTATCTTATACCGTCTTCACTACGGTTGGCGCATTGTCCCTCATCTCTCACAAAGAAGTTCGCTTTATCTACCCACTCTTACCAATCCTCAATATCACTGCGGCACCGGCAGCCGCCTCATTCTTCACCTCGCCGCCAGCACGGACATCCAAATCGGCCAATCCTCGCCCCCGTCTTTGCAACAAGCCATATCTCCTAGCAGCCCTCGGCGTCAACCTCGTTCTCGCGGGTTATCTATCTTTCCTCCACCAACCTGCCCCACTGAACGTCCTGTCATACCTCCGCAAGGAATACGAACGCATCCACCGGACCTCAGTGCAGCTTGCCCACAAGACGCATCAACCTCCGCAGACACACGAAGAGCTATTTGCCTTGTTTCTAATGCCATGCCATTCGACGCCGTGGCGATCACATTTGTACTACCCCGGCCTCGATGCGTATGCTCTGACCTGCGAGCCACCGCTTGACACACAACCTGATACACCTGCGAGGGACAACTACCGCGACGAAGCAGACCGGTTCTATGATGATCCTGTAGGATTTTTAACAGATGAACTGTTTACACCACAGCGTAGAATAGACATTCCTCTGCCCCGCTACATTGTTGGATTCGAGGGCGTCGAGCCATGGTTGCTCAAGTTCTTAGAGACAGAAAGGGGGAAGACGCTAGGAATCAAGCTCCGCCTTGTATGGTCGGGATTTAATGGCTTCTTTAACGAGGATTGGCGAAGGTCAGGTCGGATGTTGGTCTGGGACACTGGTCTTTATGACAACGCCCCAGCACCGAAGCATCCACCATAG
- a CDS encoding ornithine aminotransferase (similar to Aspergillus terreus NIH2624 XP_001214478.1), with translation MAPHAEAGAPAVSGTNSRYHAVSTEAAIKAENEFAAHNYHPLPVVFSKAQGVNVWDPEGRQYLDFLSAYSAVNQGHCHPELVKALTEQASRLTLSSRAFHNDVFPKWAEKIRQVFGYEMVLPMNTGVEATETAVKIARKWAYKVKGVEKDKALVFCVTDNFHGRSMTAITLSTDPESKDNYGPYIPNIGAASPSTGKPIRFNNVADLEEVLEAHGKQTAAFLVEPIQGEAGVVVPDEDYLVKVHALCKKHNVLLICDEIQTGIGRTGRMLASEWSGIKPDMVTLGKAISGGMYPVSAIMSSKEVMLVVEPGTHGSTYGGNPLGCAVSIRALELIEEENMIANAERLGNMFRESLAALKTPIIKTIRGKGLLNAIVIDEAAASGRTAWDLCILLKNKGLLAKPTHGDIIRFAPPLVISEAELRKGLGIIAEAIKELPTVEKSHGH, from the exons atggctcccCATGCAGAGGCCGGCGCCCCCGCCGTGTCCGGGACCAATTCCCGGTACCACGCCGTTTCGACCGAGGCCGCAATCAAGGCCGAAAATGAGTTCGCCGCTCACAACTACCATCCTCTCCCCGTTgtcttctccaaagcccaGGGTGTGAATGTCTGGGACCCCGAGGGTCGCCAGTACCTTGATTTCCTTTCTGCCTACAGTGCCGTCAACCAGGGCCATTGCCACCCTGAGCTCGTCAAGGCCTTGACTGAGCAGGCAAGCCGCCTAACTTTGTCCTCGCGTGCCTTCCACAACGATGTGTTCCCTAAGTGGGCTGAGAAGATTCGCCAAGTCTTTGGCTACGAGATGGTTTTGCCCATGAACACTGGTGTTGAGGCCACCGAGACTGCAGTCAAGATTGCCCGAAAGTGGGCTTACAAGGTCAAGGGAGTTGAAAAGGACAAGGCTCTGGTCTTCTGTGTCACCGACAACTTCCACGGTCGATCG ATGACTGCCATCACCTTGTCGACCGACCCTGAATCCAAGGACAACTACGGACCTTACATTCCTAATATCGGCGCTGCTAGCCCTTCTACAGGCAAGCCTATCCGATTCAACAACGTTGCCGACCTCGAGGAGGTTCTCGAAGCTCACGGAAAGCAGACTGCTGCTTTCCTAGTCGAGCCTATTCAAGGcgaggctggtgttgtggttCCCGATGAGGACTACCTTGTCAAGGTCCACGCTCTCTGCAAGAAGCACAATGTTCTCCTCATCTGCGACGAGATCCAGACTGGCATCGGCCGCACTGGCCGCATGCTTGCTTCTGAGTGGTCTGGCATCAAGCCAGACATGGTCACCCTAGGCAAGGCCATCTCTGGTGGTATGTATCCTGTCAGTGCCATCATGAGCAGCAAGGAGGTGATGCTGGTCGTTGAGCCCGGTACCCACGGTTCCACGTATGGCGGCAATCCTTTGGGTTGCGCTGTCTCTATCCGAGCCTTGGAGCTTATTGAGGAGGAAAATATGATTGCCAACGCGGAGCGTCTTGGTAATATGTTCCGTGAGAGTCTTGCCGCGCTCAAGACGCCAATCATCAAGACCATCCGCGGCAAGGGACTTTTGAACGCTATTGTAATTGATGAAGCCGCTGCTTCCGGCCGCACCGCCTGGGATCTTTGCATTCTCCTCAAGAACAAGGGTCTGTTG GCCAAGCCAACTCACGGGGATATCATCCGCTTCGCTCCTCCCCTTGTGATTTCCGAAGCCGAGCTTCGCAAGGGTCTGGGCATCATTGccgaggccatcaaggagcTTCCCACAGTTGAGAAGTCTCACGGCCATTAA